Proteins found in one Effusibacillus pohliae DSM 22757 genomic segment:
- a CDS encoding DUF3050 domain-containing protein produces MTTVHLQKVEAKRHELLKHPVYRQVNSLQRIRIFMEHHVFAVWDFMCLLKRLQQQLTCVDVAWVPGKEPRFARLVNEIVLGEESDEDGRGGYASHFQLYCEAMAECGADLTAIERFIVSLQSGTDPFEAVHQAKIPQTVREFVAHNLQIAFRAAPHEVAAAFFFGREDIIPDMFQKLVPMLEQHGLPTERFVYYLKRHIELDGDQHGPLAEQLLVYLCGNDSKRWAEAERVAIRSLAMRIRLWDGVLAAFSKTAAVSEP; encoded by the coding sequence ATGACAACTGTCCATCTGCAAAAGGTTGAAGCCAAGCGGCACGAATTGCTGAAGCATCCGGTGTACCGGCAAGTTAATTCATTGCAGCGGATTCGCATTTTTATGGAGCACCACGTGTTTGCCGTGTGGGATTTCATGTGTCTGCTCAAACGTTTGCAGCAGCAGTTAACCTGTGTCGATGTGGCGTGGGTGCCGGGGAAAGAGCCCCGGTTTGCCCGTTTGGTCAACGAGATTGTATTGGGTGAAGAATCGGATGAAGACGGTCGGGGAGGGTATGCCAGTCATTTTCAATTGTATTGCGAGGCGATGGCGGAATGCGGCGCCGACCTGACGGCGATTGAGCGGTTTATTGTTTCGTTGCAAAGCGGAACGGATCCCTTTGAAGCGGTGCATCAAGCGAAGATTCCGCAGACAGTCCGGGAGTTTGTGGCGCATAACTTGCAAATCGCTTTCCGCGCCGCACCGCATGAAGTGGCTGCGGCATTTTTCTTCGGAAGGGAGGATATTATTCCCGACATGTTCCAAAAGCTGGTGCCCATGTTGGAACAGCATGGTTTGCCGACCGAGAGATTCGTCTACTATTTGAAACGCCATATCGAACTGGACGGAGACCAACACGGCCCCCTGGCGGAACAGTTGCTGGTATATCTGTGCGGCAATGATTCGAAGCGTTGGGCGGAAGCGGAACGGGTGGCGATTCGTTCCCTTGCGATGCGCATTCGCTTATGGGACGGAGTGTTGGCTGCATTTTCAAAGACAGCGGCTGTCTCCGAGCCGTGA